One window of Campylobacter sp. RM12651 genomic DNA carries:
- a CDS encoding MoaD/ThiS family protein: protein MVKINFLGPINKNSIELNVKNVRELKNELLKIEDLKEWLEISAIAINDNFIDSLDIALKDNDVVSILPPVCGG from the coding sequence ATGGTAAAGATTAATTTTTTAGGACCTATTAATAAAAATTCTATTGAATTAAATGTAAAAAATGTTCGTGAATTAAAAAATGAGTTATTGAAAATTGAAGATTTAAAAGAATGGTTAGAGATTAGTGCTATTGCTATAAATGATAATTTCATAGATAGTTTAGATATTGCATTAAAAGATAACGATGTAGTAAGCATACTACCTCCTGTTTGTGGTGGTTGA